Proteins encoded by one window of Streptomyces sp. NBC_01477:
- a CDS encoding zinc-dependent alcohol dehydrogenase, producing MRATVWHGKRDVRVENVPDPVIQEDTDAVIRVTSSGLCGSDLHLYEVLTPFMTPGDILGHEPMGVVEEVGPAVTGIKPGDRVVVPFQIACGTCWMCRKGLPTQCETTQVTEHGMGAQLFGYTKLYGAVPGAQAEYLRVPQAQYGPIKVPQGPPDDRFVLLSDVLPTAWQAVQYAEVPKGGTLVVLGLGPIGAMACRVARHLGVEVVIGVDLVPERLERATHDGTVALDLSAFDSPDDLVAAVRDLTGGRGADSVIDAVGTEAHGSPVAKFAQAATDLLPRSWAERLNETAGIDRLSAFETAVSLVRRGGTVSVSGVYGGAADPLPMMTMFDKQIQLRMGQANVRRWSDDILPLLTDDDPLGVDTFATHHLPLDRAPDAYAMFQKKEDGAIKVLFQP from the coding sequence ATGCGTGCGACCGTCTGGCACGGCAAGCGGGACGTCCGGGTCGAGAACGTCCCCGATCCGGTCATCCAGGAGGACACCGACGCCGTCATCCGGGTCACCTCGTCCGGCCTGTGCGGGTCCGACCTGCACCTCTACGAGGTCCTGACCCCGTTCATGACCCCCGGCGACATCCTCGGCCACGAGCCCATGGGCGTCGTGGAGGAGGTCGGCCCCGCGGTGACGGGCATCAAACCCGGTGACCGGGTCGTCGTGCCGTTCCAGATCGCCTGCGGCACCTGCTGGATGTGCCGCAAGGGCCTGCCCACCCAGTGCGAGACCACCCAGGTCACGGAGCACGGCATGGGCGCCCAGCTCTTCGGCTACACCAAGCTGTACGGCGCGGTGCCCGGCGCGCAGGCGGAGTACCTGCGGGTGCCGCAGGCCCAGTACGGACCCATCAAGGTCCCCCAGGGCCCGCCCGACGACCGCTTCGTCCTGCTCTCCGACGTCCTGCCCACCGCCTGGCAGGCCGTGCAGTACGCCGAGGTGCCCAAGGGCGGCACCCTGGTGGTGCTCGGCCTGGGGCCGATCGGCGCGATGGCCTGCCGGGTCGCCCGCCATCTGGGCGTCGAGGTCGTCATCGGCGTCGACCTCGTGCCCGAGCGGCTGGAGCGGGCCACTCACGACGGCACCGTGGCACTGGACCTGAGCGCCTTCGACTCGCCCGACGACCTGGTCGCCGCGGTCAGGGACCTCACCGGCGGCCGGGGCGCGGACAGCGTCATCGACGCGGTCGGCACCGAGGCCCACGGCAGCCCCGTCGCCAAATTCGCGCAGGCGGCCACCGACCTCCTGCCCCGCTCGTGGGCGGAACGGCTCAACGAGACCGCCGGCATCGACCGGCTGAGCGCCTTCGAGACGGCCGTCTCCCTGGTCCGCAGGGGCGGCACCGTCTCGGTCAGCGGGGTGTACGGCGGCGCAGCCGACCCGCTGCCGATGATGACGATGTTCGACAAGCAGATCCAGCTGAGGATGGGCCAGGCCAACGTACGCCGCTGGAGTGACGACATCCTCCCGCTGCTCACCGACGACGACCCGCTGGGCGTGGACACCTTCGCCACCCACCACCTGCCGCTGGACCGGGCGCCCGACGCGTACGCGATGTTCCAGAAGAAGGAGGACGGCGCCATCAAGGTGCTGTTCCAGCCCTGA